Proteins from a genomic interval of Syngnathoides biaculeatus isolate LvHL_M chromosome 23, ASM1980259v1, whole genome shotgun sequence:
- the LOC133496185 gene encoding uncharacterized protein LOC133496185 isoform X1: MDWFTSLAACIVLLWIFCFIDGNAVLELRLLFHALTKAACHLYLALLPLRRAAVHFSDCARHLLAGAQRQDVAPPTYPQPHGAPPVGRACTLHLLEGACVLCETMPNLMAAVLSVGAALCHGLQGAAYVLAATLRAIQLNLFSQMNGPRQRPADQGGRAARVQIILGAGRLTARHSVRYTCEKNAAITAIIKLYELDCAPLTKS; the protein is encoded by the exons ATGGATTGGTTCACTTCTTTAGCGGCGTGTATTGTCCTCCTGTGGATTTTCTGCTTTATAGACG GCAACGCGGTGTTGGAGCTGCGTCTGCTTTTCCACGCCCTCACAAAAGCGGCGTGCCACCTGTACCTGGCCCTGTTGCCGCTGCGCCGTGCCGCTGTCCACTTCAGCGACTGCGCGCGCCACCTCCTGGCAGGCGCCCAACGGCAGGACGTAGCCCCGCCCACCTACCCACAACCACATGGCGCACCGCCGGTGGGCCGCGCCTGCACATTGCACCTCCTGGAGGGCGCGTGCGTGCTGTGCGAGACCATGCCCAACCTGATGGCGGCGGTGCTGAGCGTGGGGGCTGCCTTGTGCCACGGGCTGCAGGGCGCCGCGTACGTGCTGGCGGCCACGCTGCGCGCCATCCAGCTCAACCTCTTCTCGCAGATGAACG GACCCCGTCAGCGCCCTGCGGATCAAGGTGGACGTGCCGCCCGTGTACAGATAATCCTTGGCGCGGGACGCCTGACCGCCCGACACTCAGTTAGGTACACCTGCGAAAAAAACGCCGCCATTACTGCTATAATAAAGCTGTATGAACTCGACTGTGCGCCACTCACAAAAAGTTAG
- the LOC133496185 gene encoding uncharacterized protein LOC133496185 isoform X2 — MDWFTSLAACIVLLWIFCFIDGNAVLELRLLFHALTKAACHLYLALLPLRRAAVHFSDCARHLLAGAQRQDVAPPTYPQPHGAPPVGRACTLHLLEGACVLCETMPNLMAAVLSVGAALCHGLQGAAYVLAATLRAIQLNLFSQMNGERERWDKERHRAKESEKRLNSKVLEYISVFCQDPVSALRIKVDVPPVYR, encoded by the exons ATGGATTGGTTCACTTCTTTAGCGGCGTGTATTGTCCTCCTGTGGATTTTCTGCTTTATAGACG GCAACGCGGTGTTGGAGCTGCGTCTGCTTTTCCACGCCCTCACAAAAGCGGCGTGCCACCTGTACCTGGCCCTGTTGCCGCTGCGCCGTGCCGCTGTCCACTTCAGCGACTGCGCGCGCCACCTCCTGGCAGGCGCCCAACGGCAGGACGTAGCCCCGCCCACCTACCCACAACCACATGGCGCACCGCCGGTGGGCCGCGCCTGCACATTGCACCTCCTGGAGGGCGCGTGCGTGCTGTGCGAGACCATGCCCAACCTGATGGCGGCGGTGCTGAGCGTGGGGGCTGCCTTGTGCCACGGGCTGCAGGGCGCCGCGTACGTGCTGGCGGCCACGCTGCGCGCCATCCAGCTCAACCTCTTCTCGCAGATGAACGGTGAGCGCGAGCGCTGGGACAAAGAGCGCCACCGTGCCAAGGAAAGCGAGAAGAGGCTAAACTCCAAAGTGCTGGAGTACATCTCCGTCTTTTGCCAGGACCCCGTCAGCGCCCTGCGGATCAAGGTGGACGTGCCGCCCGTGTACAGATAA